ttctcgtgcatccaaatccttgagccaataaccatgccatttgtgtccaccatacctacctactacatggtatttctccgccattccaaagtaaattacttgagtgctaactttaaaatttctattctttgcctttgcaatatatagctcatgggaaaagtagccttaaaaactattgtggtgaagaatatgtacttatgtgtcttatttcttaataagttgctagttgagcggtaaccatgtttctggggatgccatcaactcttttacctttgttgaatatcatgtgagttgctatgcatgttcgtcttgtctgaagtaagggcaattttcatgatcaaatggtttgagtatgcatactgttagagaagaacattgggccgctaactaaagccatgattcatggtggaagtttcagtttggacaaataatcctcaatctcttatgagaatattaactgttgttgaatgcttatgcattaaagaggagtccattatctattgtctatgttgtcccggtatggatgtctaagttgagaataaccaaaagcgagaaatccaatgcgagctttctccttagacctttgtacaggcggcatagaggtacccctttgtgacacttggttgaaacatacgctatgcaatgataatcagtgttagtccaagctaattaggacaaggtgcgaacactattggtatactatgcatgaggcttgcaacttataggatatcttatacataacacatatgctttattactaccgttgacaaaattgtttcttgttttcaaaatgaaaagctctagcataaatatagtaatcaatgcttccctctgcgaagggcctatcttctactttatgttgagtcagtttatccattctttctatcccagaagcaaacacttgtaccaactgtgtgcattgattcttacatgtttacctattgcacttgttatattactttgtgttgacaattatccatgagataaatatgttgaagttgaaagcaaccgctgaaacttaatcttcctttgtgttgcttcaatgcctttactttgaatttattgctttatgagtaactcttatgcaagtcttattgatgcttgtcttgaaagtattattcatgaaaagtctttgctatatgattcatttgtttactcattatcttcatcattgcttcgaatcgctacattcatctcatatgctttacaatagtatgatcaagattatgatagcatgtcacttcagaaattatctttgttatcgtttacctattcgagggcgagtaggaactaagcttggggatgcttgatacgtctcaaacgtatctataatttcttatgttccatgctactttattgatgatactcagatgttttatacacattatatgtcattattatgcattttccggcactaacctattgacgagatgccgaagagccagttgctgttttctgctgttttaggtttcagaaatcctagtaaggaaatattctcggaattggacgaaatcaacgcccaggggactatttttacacgaagcttccagaagtccgaagaggaaacgaagtggggccacggggcgacgacacactagggcggcgcggcccaagccctggccgcgccggcctgttgtgtggggccctcgtgacgccccttgacctgcccttccgcctacttaaagtcttcatcgcgaaacccccagtaccgagagccacgatacggaaaaccttccagagacgccgccgccaacccatctcgggggattcaggagatcgcctcctgcaccctgccggagaggggaatcatctcccggaggtctcttcatcgccatgatcgcctccggatcgatgtgtgagtagtccaaccctggactatgggtccatagcagtagctagatggttgtcttctcctcattgtgctatcatgtttgatcttgtgagctgcctatcatgatcaagatcatctatttgtaatgctacatgttgtgtttgttgggatccgatgaatattgaatactatgtcaagttgattatcaatctatcatatatgttatttatgttcttgcatgctctccgttgctagtagaggctctggccaagttgatacttgtgactccaagagggggtatttatgctcgatagtgggttcatgcctccattaaatgcaggacgatgtgagaaagttctaaggttgtggatgtgctgttgccactagggataaaacatcgatgctttgtctaaggatatttgtgttgattacattacgcaccatacttaatgcaattgtctgttgtttacaacttaataccggaaggggttcggatgataacctgaaagtggactttttaggcatagatgcatgctggatagcggtctatgtactttgtcgtaatgccctgattgaatctcatagtactcatcatgatatatgtatgtgcattgttatgccttctttatttgtcaattgcccaactgtaatttgttcacccaacatctgtttatcttatgggagagacaccactagtgaactatggaccccggtcctattctttacatctgaaatacaatctactgcaattgttctttactgttctttgcaaacaatcaccatcttccacacaatacgtttaatcctttgtttacagcaagccggtgagattgacaacctcgctgttacgttggggcaaagtactttgattgtgttgtgcaggttccacgttggcgccggaatccctggtgttgcgctgcactacactctgccaccatcaaccttcaacgtgcttcttggctcctactggttcgataaaccttggtttctttctgagggaaaacttactgctgtacgcataacaccttcctcttggggttcccaacggacgtgtgtcaactgcacgcatcaataaCCAGTTCGGAGATCTATCTTAGAGAAAACTCGGGCTCCATTcatctggtcaaacaggtcttcaatCTTGGGaagggggtatttgttcttgatggtgacatcattcAGTTTCCGGTAATCCACGCATAGGCGGATAGTACCGTCCCTCTTATCCACAAAGATAATGGGAGATCCCCAAGGTGATGTGCTCGGGTGAATCAGCCCTTTCCTCAACATGTCATCCAACTGCTTCTTCAACTCAACTAATTCTTGAGGGTTCATCCGGTAGGGTCGCTGAGCGATGGGGGCAGTTTCGGGGActagctcgatgataaactcgatatcccgatcagggggcataccgggcagCTCATCGGGGAAAACCTCAGGATACTCACAAGCTATGGGTACTTCATGCAGGGCTGGACTGGCGACACTCTTCTTGCATAAGGCCTTCGATGATGGCATGGTGGCCACATGTTCAACTTCATCGCCGTCCTCAGCAGTCAGGGTTATGGCTCGACGAGCACAGTCTATATGACCCTTATACTttaccatccaatccatacctaaAATAACTTCCAGACCTTGCTCACCCAACACTATCAGATTGGCGTGGAAACGCTTCCCCTGAATATCTATGGGAACTTCCTTGCAGGACAAATCTGTTTTGGTGGAGGCTCCCGGGATTTGGACTAACATAGGCCGTTGCATGATTGTAGGTCTCAAACCACTCTTTCTAGCGAACGGCTTGGTAACAAACgagtgcgatgctccggaatcaaacaagacAGTGGAGGGTACTGAGTTGACAGGGAACATACCCAAAACAATATCCGGAGCTTCCTGAGCTTCCTTGGCATTGACATGGTTCAGATGACCTCTGGATGGTCCAGCTGACTTCTTCTGGTTCTGGTTCCTCCCGGCAGCAGTGCGAGCTTGTCCCTGATTTGGCTTGGGCGCATTGGGGCGCTGCTCAGTGGTCGCCTTGTTAGGGCACATCTTGGAGAAATGCCCGGTCTGTCCGCATGTGAAACATCCATTGGAGGGGTGCGTACGGTGTTATTGGGACGGTTGTAATTGGGATTGAAGTTGCTTGCGTTGGAACGCTGAGGGTTGTAGTTgcgattggggttgttggggcgaGGTGCAGGGGTTGGTGCCCTCTGTGGCTGGGGCGCCAGCTTCGGTGGAGGGAAACTGCGGGGTCGCTGAGTACTAGAGCTGCCTTGCTGCAGCATTGCCTTGCGCTTTCGGTTTTCAAACGCATTCTTGCGCTTTCTCTCAACCATGACAGAGGCATCTACCAGTGACTCAAGGTCGGGGTATGGAACAGCCACAAGGAtactctgcatctcatcatgcaaacCATTCAGAAAGcggtccttcttcttctcttcggtGTCGGTGTCTTCTGGAGCATACCTGGACAGTGTGGTGAACTTGTCCATGTATTCCACAACAGACATGCTTCCTTGCCTCAGATTCATGAACTTGTCCTTCATGAGCTTGATCAACCCGGAAGGAATGTGGGTCTTGCGGAACTTGGCCTTGAATTCTTCCCAGTTGATGACGTGTCCTTCAGCTTGAATAGCCTTGACATTTTCCCACCAAGCGTGTGCAGGACCAGAAAGGTAATGAGTGGCGAATAACACCTTCTCATCATTGCCGACTCCGgcgactgatgtctacgttccccctcctttcctgtagacagtgttgggcctccaagagcagaggtttgtagaacagcagcaagttttcccttaagtggatcacccaaggtttatcgaactcagggaggaagaggtcaaagatatccctctcatgcaaccctgcaaccacaaagcaagaagtctcttgtgtccccaacacacctaataggtgcactagttcggcgaagagatagtgaaatacaggtggtatgaatatatatgagcagtagcaacggtgccagaaaatagcttgctggcgtgtatttgatggtggtagtattgcagcagtagtaacacagtgaaacagtaaacaagcagtagtaacacagcagtatttaggaacaaggcctagggattagactttcactagtggacactctcaacattgatcacataacagaatagataaatgcatactctacactcttgttggatgatgaacgcattgcgtaggattacacgaaccctcaatgccggagttaacaagctccacaatttgttcatatttaagtaaccttatagtgtaagatagatcaatacaactaaaccaagtactaacatagcatgcacactgtcaccttcatgcatatgtaggaggaatagatcacatcaatactatcatagcaatagttaacttcgcaatctacaagagatcatgatcatagcataaaccaagtactaacacggtgcacacactgtcacctttacacacgtgcaggaggaatagaactactttaataactttgctagagtagcacatagataaattgtgatacaaactcatatgaatctcaatcatgtaaagcagctcatgagattattgtattgaggcacatgggagagagatgaaccacatagctacagcggagccctcagcctcggaggtggattactccctcctcatcatggaagcagcgatggcggtgaagatggcggtgaagacggcggtggagatggctccgggggcaattccccatccggcagggtgccggaacagagagttctgtcccccgaattggagtttcgcgacggtggcggcgcctggagtcttctggagtttcgtcaattggtactgcgtttttaggtcgaaagggcttttataggcgaagaggcggcgcaggggggcacctgggggcgccacaccctaggccggcgcggcctaggcctggcccgcgccgccatgtggtgtggtggccccctggcccctctccgactcttcttcggtgttacggacgctccgggaaaaataggaggtttggcgttgatttcgtccaattccgagaatattgcccgaacagcctttctggaaccaaaaacagcagaaaacgagaatcggcactgtggcatcttgttaataggttagttccggaaaatgcatgaaaatgatataaagtgtgaacaaaacatgttggtattgtcataaaacaagcatggaacatcggaaattatagatacgttggagacgtatcagcatccccaagcttagttcctactcgtcctcgagtaggtaaacgataaaagataatttatgaggtgacatgctaccaacataatcttaatcataccattgtaaagcatatgagatgaatgcagcgattcgaaacaatgtaaatgcaatgagtaaacaagtgaatcatatagcaaagacttttcatgaatagtactttcgagacaagcatcaataagtcttgcataagagttactcataaagcaataaattcatagtagagacattgaagcaacacaatggaagattaagtttcagcggttgctttcaacttgtaacatgtatatctcatggatagttgtcaatgcaaagcaatataacaaatgcaataagcaagtatataagaatcaatgcacagttcacacaaatgtttgcttcttgaggtggagaaagataggtgaactgactcaacaataaaagtaaaagaatggtccttcaaagaggaaagcatcgattgctatatttgtgctagagcttttattttgaaaacatgaaacaattttgtcaacggtagtaataaagcatatgtatcatgtaaattatatcttacaagttgcaagcctcatgcatagtatactaatagtgcccgcaccttgtcctaattagcttggactaccggatcatcacaatgcacatgttttaaccaagtgtcacaaaggggtacctctatgtcactttgtacaaaggtctaaggagaaagctcgcattggatttctcgctattgattattctcaacttagacatccataccgggacaacatagacaacagataatggactcctcttttatgcataagcatgtaacaacaattaataattttctcatatgagattgaggatatatgtccaaaactgaaacttccaccatggatcatggctttagttagcggcccaatgttcttctctaacaatatgcatgcttaaccatagggtggtagatctctcttacttcagacaagacggacatgcatagcaactcacatgaaattcaacaatgaatagttgatggcgttccagtgaacatggttatcgcacaacaagcaacttaataagagataaagtgcataattacatattcaataccacaatagtttttaagctatttgtcccatgagctatatattgcaaa
This Lolium perenne isolate Kyuss_39 chromosome 1, Kyuss_2.0, whole genome shotgun sequence DNA region includes the following protein-coding sequences:
- the LOC127334391 gene encoding uncharacterized protein, translating into MAQLLRLMMEDREAARAERQANVATLQHLAQLATENANNNNGGNENGDPRSKLKDFQSTNPPVFAKCTEPLDTDDWLHTIENNLEAIQAEGHVINWEEFKAKFRKTHIPSGLIKLMKDKFMNLRQGSMSVVEYMDKFTTLSRYAPEDTDTEEKKKDRFLNGLHDEMQSILVAVPYPDLESLVDASVMVERKRKNAFENRKRKAMLQQGSSSTQRPRSFPPPKLAPQPQRAPTPAPRPNNPNRNYNPQRSNASNFNPNYNRPNNTMCPNKATTEQRPNAPKPNQGQARTAAGRNQNQKKSAGPSRGHLNHVNAKEAQEAPDIVLGMFPVNSVPSTVLFDSGASHSFVTKPFARKSGLRPTIMQRPMLVQIPGASTKTDLSCKEVPIDIQGKRFHANLIVLGEQGLEVILGMDWMVKYKGHIDCARRAITLTAEDGDEVEHVATMPSSKALCKKSVASPALHEVPIACEYPEVFPDELPGMPPDRDIEFIIELVPETAPIAQRPYRMNPQELVELKKQLDDMLRKGLIHPSTSPWGSPIIFVDKRDGTIRLCVDYRKLNDVTIKNKYPLPKIEDLFDQMNGARVFSKIDLRTGY